In one Nostoc sp. KVJ3 genomic region, the following are encoded:
- a CDS encoding relaxase/mobilization nuclease domain-containing protein, with amino-acid sequence MAHRPNYHEHLSDSQYSYVAREYLKDMGYLPKEESSVAATSQFVAVRHHEHLHIIASRIRLDGSLVNDSYDYFNSQVSTRRIAAELGLEVTPTTNEAVTSKLQQEYGITALTSPNRSKSIRAVNSKHKTPTSKEIFAKQ; translated from the coding sequence ATAGCACACCGCCCCAACTATCATGAGCATTTATCAGACAGCCAGTACAGCTATGTAGCAAGGGAATATCTCAAAGATATGGGATACTTACCCAAGGAAGAATCATCTGTAGCAGCTACGAGTCAGTTCGTTGCAGTACGCCACCACGAACACCTGCACATAATTGCTTCCCGAATTCGGTTAGATGGCAGTTTAGTTAATGATTCCTATGATTATTTCAACTCCCAAGTCTCAACTAGACGCATCGCGGCGGAACTAGGGTTGGAGGTGACACCGACAACGAATGAAGCTGTCACCTCTAAGTTACAGCAAGAGTATGGCATAACTGCACTCACCAGCCCCAACCGCTCGAAAAGTATTAGAGCAGTCAACAGTAAGCACAAAACCCCAACAAGTAAGGAAATTTTCGCCAAGCAATAG
- a CDS encoding helix-turn-helix transcriptional regulator, giving the protein MTRMPLLVGDDFEYSKVPTQSNFFGNSPINHALTAVAQEVARLLQHANPVQADGSNHAETIAIRAIEPEYSQILTIETLTERELEILQLIVDGYSNDGIAQNLYISTGTAKTHVRNILKKFCASDAEGKASLREATPTPTHSGSNPGAVCDQVLST; this is encoded by the coding sequence ATGACACGTATGCCATTACTAGTTGGAGATGATTTTGAGTATTCCAAAGTTCCAACTCAGAGTAACTTTTTTGGAAATTCTCCTATTAATCATGCACTCACTGCTGTCGCCCAAGAGGTTGCTAGATTGCTTCAACACGCAAATCCTGTTCAAGCTGATGGCAGCAACCATGCTGAAACAATTGCAATTCGAGCCATAGAACCGGAATACAGCCAAATCCTTACTATTGAAACGTTGACTGAGCGAGAGTTAGAGATATTGCAACTGATTGTTGACGGGTACAGCAATGATGGAATTGCCCAAAATTTGTACATCAGTACAGGTACGGCGAAAACCCATGTTCGCAATATTTTGAAGAAATTCTGTGCGAGCGATGCTGAAGGCAAGGCTTCTCTACGAGAGGCTACGCCAACGCCAACGCACTCAGGTAGCAATCCGGGCGCTGTGTGCGATCAGGTCTTGTCCACTTAA
- a CDS encoding general stress protein produces MLCKHETVKVFPSHVEAETAVLELQKAGFDMQKISIIGKDYQTTEHIRGFLTWKDTAKAGAGEAGYWGSFFGGLFGILTGVGLLFIPGVGPVIVAGHVAGVLAGWLEGMVVGGVGAAVAGGLVGAFVGLGIPKEQALKYETEIKAGKFMVIVSGTDEEIDRAQQILTRVNPKVAQEVVV; encoded by the coding sequence ATGTTGTGCAAACACGAAACTGTGAAAGTTTTTCCATCCCATGTTGAAGCAGAAACCGCCGTATTAGAACTGCAAAAAGCGGGCTTCGATATGCAAAAGATTTCGATCATCGGTAAAGACTATCAAACCACTGAACATATCCGTGGCTTTCTCACCTGGAAAGATACGGCTAAAGCTGGAGCCGGAGAAGCCGGTTATTGGGGCAGCTTTTTTGGTGGACTATTTGGCATTCTCACAGGGGTTGGTTTGCTGTTTATTCCAGGAGTTGGCCCTGTGATTGTAGCTGGACACGTTGCCGGAGTGCTGGCAGGTTGGCTCGAAGGTATGGTTGTAGGGGGTGTAGGAGCTGCTGTGGCAGGGGGGCTGGTAGGTGCCTTTGTAGGATTGGGAATTCCCAAAGAGCAAGCCCTGAAGTACGAGACAGAAATCAAAGCTGGTAAGTTCATGGTGATTGTCTCAGGCACAGATGAGGAAATTGATCGAGCGCAACAGATTCTAACTAGGGTAAATCCTAAAGTTGCTCAAGAAGTTGTTGTTTAA
- a CDS encoding NAD(P)/FAD-dependent oxidoreductase encodes MNSSRPTVIVGAGFVGLFTALHLRHQQDLRSIILIDPQERFVFKPMLYELLTGELSEDAVCPTYKELLQGSDINFVQDKVVAINLQEKRLELVSDSDYIYDHLVLAVGSIQGYLGTEGAQKNAFAFRTRENAIALERQLRECLQRASQTDDETQRRSLLTFAVVGAGPTGVEMAATLADLLPDWYAQLGGDIRQIRIVLINHGKTILAGDVNAGLQEEALQAFRTRTIPVELILGVGVKAVAQDHLEYQPANSTEIKTLLTQTTIWTAGTAVNPLIQNLKSQIPADHLDKHGLPLVTSTLQLLDFPEVFAAGDCADVQPQPLPALAQVAYQQGASIAHNLIALAKGASPSPAHVSLRGKLMKLGLGNGIATLFDKVQITGKPGDLIRSAAYLEMLPTPLHDFKATTEWLKEETFHRYHRPKMKPETTAKQPLSSVE; translated from the coding sequence ATGAACTCTTCTCGCCCTACAGTGATTGTCGGAGCAGGCTTCGTAGGTCTTTTTACAGCGTTGCATCTGCGTCATCAGCAAGACTTGCGCTCGATCATTTTGATTGATCCGCAAGAACGGTTTGTCTTCAAGCCAATGTTGTATGAACTATTGACAGGTGAATTGTCAGAAGATGCCGTTTGTCCGACTTATAAAGAGTTGCTGCAAGGCAGTGATATCAACTTTGTACAGGACAAAGTAGTGGCGATCAACCTGCAAGAAAAACGTCTTGAGTTAGTTTCTGACTCAGATTATATCTACGATCATCTGGTCTTAGCTGTTGGCAGTATTCAGGGTTATTTAGGAACAGAAGGCGCACAAAAAAACGCATTCGCATTTCGGACACGAGAGAATGCGATCGCTCTGGAACGCCAGTTACGAGAATGCTTGCAACGTGCGAGCCAAACGGATGACGAAACACAACGGCGATCGCTCCTCACGTTTGCTGTCGTTGGGGCAGGCCCGACAGGGGTAGAAATGGCAGCAACCCTGGCAGATTTGTTACCCGACTGGTACGCCCAACTCGGCGGCGATATTCGTCAGATTCGCATTGTCTTAATCAATCATGGCAAGACGATTCTCGCAGGTGATGTCAACGCGGGTTTGCAGGAAGAGGCTCTCCAAGCTTTCAGAACTCGAACAATACCTGTTGAATTGATATTAGGCGTAGGGGTGAAAGCGGTTGCTCAAGACCACCTGGAGTATCAACCTGCCAACAGCACTGAGATAAAAACGCTGTTGACTCAAACCACCATCTGGACAGCCGGGACAGCCGTGAACCCACTCATCCAAAATCTCAAGTCCCAAATTCCCGCAGATCACCTGGATAAACATGGGCTACCGCTTGTCACCTCAACTCTGCAACTACTGGATTTTCCAGAAGTGTTTGCCGCAGGCGATTGCGCGGACGTGCAGCCACAACCCTTACCGGCTCTAGCCCAGGTGGCATATCAGCAAGGTGCGAGCATTGCTCACAATTTGATTGCCCTTGCTAAAGGAGCATCCCCTAGCCCAGCCCATGTGAGTCTTCGGGGTAAGCTAATGAAATTGGGTTTAGGAAATGGGATAGCAACCTTGTTTGACAAAGTGCAAATAACTGGCAAACCTGGCGATCTAATTCGCAGTGCAGCGTATTTGGAAATGCTGCCCACCCCACTGCATGACTTTAAGGCAACCACAGAATGGCTCAAGGAAGAAACTTTCCATCGCTATCACAGACCCAAGATGAAGCCAGAAACCACCGCAAAACAGCCTCTCTCTTCGGTTGAATAA
- a CDS encoding RNA-guided endonuclease InsQ/TnpB family protein: MEKAYRYRFYPTTEQEQILRRTIGCVRLVFNRALAARTEAWYERQKRVDYVQTSAMLTQWKKINDLQFLNEVSCVPLQQGLRHLQTAFTNFFAGRTKYPNFKKKRSGGSAEFTKSAFRWKDGQVYLAKCSEPLPINWSRHLPKGCEPSTIMVRLEPSGRWFVSLRIDDPTNETMQPVDNAVGLDVGNLFKVFAWRR; encoded by the coding sequence ATGGAAAAAGCCTACCGCTACCGCTTTTACCCAACCACGGAGCAAGAACAAATATTGCGCCGGACAATTGGTTGTGTGCGGTTGGTGTTTAACCGAGCCTTGGCAGCGAGAACCGAAGCTTGGTACGAGAGGCAAAAACGAGTTGACTACGTTCAAACTTCTGCTATGTTGACGCAGTGGAAAAAAATTAATGACCTCCAGTTTTTGAATGAGGTTAGCTGTGTGCCACTGCAACAAGGATTGAGACATCTGCAAACAGCGTTTACCAACTTCTTTGCGGGCAGGACGAAATATCCCAACTTCAAAAAGAAGCGTAGCGGTGGTAGTGCAGAGTTTACCAAATCTGCTTTCCGGTGGAAGGATGGACAAGTCTATTTGGCAAAGTGTTCTGAACCATTACCAATTAATTGGTCTAGGCATCTGCCCAAGGGGTGTGAACCTAGCACTATCATGGTTAGGCTTGAGCCTTCTGGACGCTGGTTTGTCAGTTTGCGGATTGATGATCCGACCAATGAAACCATGCAACCAGTTGATAATGCTGTGGGGTTGGATGTTGGGAATCTCTTCAAAGTTTTCGCTTGGCGGCGGTGA
- the gnd gene encoding phosphogluconate dehydrogenase (NAD(+)-dependent, decarboxylating), with amino-acid sequence MQMGVIGLGRMGANIVRRLLQNNHECVVFNRTPEKVKLLASEGAIGTYSLDDFVQKLNKPRAIWLMVPAGEPTEQIVKELAAKLDSDDILIDGGNSYYIDDIRRANDLMQKGIHYLDVGTSGGVWGLERGYCMMIGGSQMVVQYLDPIFKSLAPGRGDIPRTAGREKVGGTAEEGYLHCGSNGAGHFVKMVHNGIEYGLMAAYAEGLNILHHANVGKQNRVANAETTPLRNPEHYQYDLNLPDIAEVWRRGSVIASWLLDLTAIALLEQPDLSGFGRRVSDSGEGRWTIAAAIDEGTPVPVLSAALYQRFSSRGENDFADKLLSAMRFQFGGHVEQ; translated from the coding sequence ATGCAGATGGGAGTGATTGGTCTAGGACGTATGGGTGCGAACATTGTTCGGCGACTGCTGCAAAACAACCATGAATGTGTGGTGTTCAATCGCACACCTGAAAAAGTGAAACTACTTGCATCAGAAGGGGCGATCGGCACTTACAGCTTGGATGATTTTGTCCAGAAGCTCAATAAACCTCGTGCGATTTGGTTGATGGTGCCAGCCGGAGAACCAACCGAGCAGATAGTGAAGGAACTGGCTGCAAAACTGGATTCCGACGACATCTTAATTGATGGCGGCAACTCTTACTACATTGACGATATTCGACGGGCAAATGATCTGATGCAAAAGGGCATTCACTACCTAGATGTGGGAACCAGTGGCGGAGTGTGGGGTTTGGAGCGGGGTTATTGCATGATGATTGGTGGATCTCAGATGGTGGTTCAGTATCTCGATCCCATTTTTAAATCATTAGCTCCCGGACGGGGTGATATTCCGCGTACTGCTGGACGGGAAAAGGTGGGCGGTACGGCTGAAGAAGGCTATCTCCATTGCGGATCGAATGGGGCGGGGCATTTTGTCAAGATGGTGCATAATGGCATCGAATATGGCTTGATGGCAGCCTACGCAGAAGGATTGAATATCTTGCATCACGCCAATGTGGGTAAGCAGAACCGTGTGGCTAATGCTGAAACGACCCCCCTCCGCAATCCTGAACACTATCAGTATGACTTGAATCTGCCTGATATTGCCGAAGTTTGGCGACGGGGCAGTGTAATTGCCTCCTGGCTACTGGATCTAACTGCGATCGCCCTCCTGGAACAACCAGACCTATCAGGCTTTGGGAGGCGCGTGTCTGATTCAGGCGAAGGACGCTGGACGATCGCAGCCGCCATTGACGAAGGTACTCCTGTCCCTGTACTCAGCGCAGCCCTGTATCAACGGTTTAGCTCACGCGGCGAAAATGATTTTGCGGATAAGCTACTGTCTGCCATGCGTTTCCAGTTTGGCGGACACGTAGAACAATAG
- a CDS encoding class I fructose-bisphosphate aldolase, which yields MTHRVKEILSWYGSDNPGTLTNLARLLNHGKLAGTGKVVMLPVDQGFEHGPASSFAPNPPAYDPRYHFELAIAAGCNAYAAPLGFLEAGAREFAGEIPLILKANDHDVLLAESDPTQALTGSVEDALRLGCVGIGFTIYPGSAHRFEMYQQIRACAEVAKRHGLVVMIWSYARGSGLSKVGETAIDVIGYAAQIAAQLGAHIIKVKLPNEHVEQDAARKVYEQEQIPIATLSERVHHVVQCAFNGRRIVIFSGGPIDSDDAFLNEVRAIHAGHGFGSIIGRNSFQRSKPDALRLLNTIMDIYSEQSAPIRTPALT from the coding sequence ATGACTCATCGAGTAAAAGAAATTCTCAGTTGGTATGGCAGCGACAATCCCGGAACGCTGACTAATTTAGCCCGGTTGCTGAATCATGGCAAACTAGCTGGAACTGGCAAAGTCGTCATGCTGCCTGTGGATCAAGGCTTTGAGCATGGGCCAGCTAGCAGTTTTGCGCCCAATCCACCAGCCTATGATCCTCGCTATCATTTTGAGTTAGCGATCGCAGCAGGATGCAATGCCTATGCCGCACCGTTAGGATTTTTGGAAGCGGGAGCGCGAGAATTTGCAGGTGAAATTCCCCTAATTCTGAAAGCCAATGATCACGATGTGTTACTAGCTGAGTCAGACCCAACACAAGCACTAACTGGCAGCGTGGAGGATGCACTGAGGTTAGGATGCGTGGGGATCGGTTTCACTATCTATCCAGGTTCAGCCCATCGGTTTGAGATGTATCAACAGATTCGAGCCTGTGCCGAGGTAGCAAAGCGGCATGGATTGGTCGTGATGATTTGGTCTTATGCGCGGGGATCGGGTTTAAGTAAAGTGGGTGAGACAGCGATCGATGTGATTGGCTATGCGGCTCAGATTGCGGCTCAATTGGGCGCTCACATCATCAAAGTGAAACTGCCCAATGAACACGTCGAACAGGATGCAGCCCGCAAGGTGTATGAGCAAGAGCAAATTCCGATCGCAACATTATCTGAACGAGTGCATCATGTGGTGCAATGTGCCTTTAACGGACGGCGGATTGTCATTTTTTCGGGTGGGCCAATCGACAGTGATGATGCTTTCCTCAATGAAGTTCGTGCCATTCATGCCGGACATGGATTTGGTTCGATTATCGGACGCAATTCTTTCCAGCGTTCCAAGCCAGATGCACTGCGATTGCTCAACACAATCATGGATATTTACAGTGAACAGTCTGCACCCATTCGCACTCCTGCACTGACCTAA
- the tehA gene encoding dicarboxylate transporter/tellurite-resistance protein TehA, whose translation MRKSRPKPTLLKDYRAIIPASFFGMILGLAGLGSCWRVAAKLWHLPTWIGEAIMLLTIAIWLVLLLLYVGKWLWARADALAEFEHPVLCCFIGLVPVSTMFVALAIAPYSRAIAITLFVVGAIGQLSFGVYRSGQLWMGGRKPEIITPILYLSTVAGSFVSTIVASTLGYREWGPLFFGGGLFSWLALESMIMQRLYLLEALPKPLRPTLGIQLAPPVVGCVAYLSITSGQPDAFAQFLFGYGLLQALILLRLLPWLFQQPFTATYWAFTLGIAALSLASLRLVERGMTGVMPELALLLFIGANIAIGSIALGTVRLLLRGKLLS comes from the coding sequence ATGAGAAAATCACGTCCAAAGCCTACTTTATTGAAAGATTATCGTGCCATCATTCCTGCTTCCTTTTTTGGCATGATTCTGGGTTTGGCAGGATTAGGTAGTTGCTGGCGAGTAGCTGCTAAACTTTGGCACTTGCCTACCTGGATTGGCGAAGCAATTATGCTGCTGACAATTGCAATCTGGCTCGTGTTGTTGCTGCTTTATGTCGGCAAATGGCTGTGGGCGAGAGCAGATGCCTTAGCTGAATTTGAGCATCCTGTTTTGTGTTGCTTTATCGGGTTAGTGCCTGTGTCTACGATGTTTGTAGCGCTGGCGATCGCACCCTACTCTCGTGCGATCGCCATCACATTATTTGTTGTCGGTGCAATTGGTCAGTTAAGCTTTGGCGTGTATCGTTCTGGTCAGCTATGGATGGGAGGACGTAAGCCAGAAATAATTACACCCATTCTCTACCTCTCTACAGTCGCGGGTAGTTTTGTCAGTACGATCGTTGCTAGTACCCTCGGTTATCGAGAATGGGGCCCGTTGTTTTTTGGAGGAGGGCTGTTTTCGTGGCTAGCACTGGAGTCGATGATTATGCAGCGCCTCTACTTGTTAGAAGCGTTGCCTAAACCACTACGTCCAACGCTGGGCATTCAACTTGCCCCCCCTGTCGTTGGCTGTGTTGCTTATTTGAGTATCACCAGTGGTCAGCCCGATGCCTTTGCCCAGTTCCTCTTCGGCTATGGACTCTTGCAAGCGCTGATTCTACTGCGGCTGCTACCGTGGTTATTTCAACAACCCTTTACAGCTACCTACTGGGCATTTACCCTCGGCATTGCTGCCTTGTCGCTGGCATCCTTGCGCCTTGTTGAACGCGGCATGACTGGAGTGATGCCAGAATTGGCACTACTACTATTCATTGGCGCAAATATTGCGATCGGCAGTATTGCTCTAGGGACAGTGCGGCTCTTGCTGCGGGGCAAATTACTAAGCTAA
- a CDS encoding L-lactate dehydrogenase → MISKTSKVGIIGAGNVGADVANALVLLGRCVRVVLFDRTLSKAEGQAWDIEDSIPLLKEMEIIPSNQYEDLADSDIIIMTAGVQQKQGQTRLDTLSDNAEIIRSTIKELDRVAPNSIVLIVSNPVDVLTRIAQATSTRAENLIFGSGTVLDTARLRYQLGKRLNVAKQDVHAYVIGEHGDSEFVVWSSAFIGGILLTEFPLPQGATLEQIQQEYAQLTRKRGYNIFERKGNTSYGISTVVCQLVDTILRDEKQIFPVSARADSNYGVGSEVVLGLPCIIGSTGIERQLLLSRNAYEQRLLEESANKLNEAHNSLHN, encoded by the coding sequence ATGATTAGTAAAACATCTAAAGTCGGTATTATTGGTGCAGGTAATGTAGGTGCAGACGTTGCAAATGCTTTAGTTTTACTCGGTAGATGTGTAAGGGTTGTCCTTTTTGACCGAACCTTATCAAAAGCTGAGGGGCAAGCATGGGATATTGAAGATAGCATTCCTCTACTTAAAGAGATGGAGATTATACCATCAAATCAGTATGAAGATTTAGCTGATTCAGATATTATTATTATGACTGCTGGGGTGCAGCAAAAACAAGGACAGACGCGATTAGATACATTGAGTGACAATGCAGAGATTATACGTTCGACAATCAAAGAATTGGATCGAGTTGCACCAAATTCAATCGTACTTATCGTTAGCAATCCGGTGGATGTACTCACGCGGATTGCTCAAGCTACTTCCACCAGAGCAGAAAACCTAATTTTCGGTTCGGGAACCGTTCTTGATACTGCTAGACTGAGATATCAACTTGGAAAGCGACTGAATGTTGCAAAACAAGACGTTCATGCTTATGTGATTGGAGAGCATGGAGACAGTGAATTTGTCGTTTGGTCTAGTGCATTTATTGGGGGAATTCTGTTAACTGAATTTCCCCTACCACAAGGAGCAACGCTAGAACAAATTCAGCAAGAGTACGCACAGTTAACTCGTAAACGAGGGTATAACATTTTTGAACGCAAAGGAAATACAAGCTATGGTATATCAACAGTAGTTTGTCAGTTAGTTGATACCATCCTGCGAGATGAAAAGCAAATATTTCCAGTATCGGCTAGAGCAGATTCTAACTATGGAGTTGGCAGTGAAGTTGTTCTTGGACTTCCATGTATCATTGGCTCAACAGGTATTGAGCGCCAACTGCTGTTATCAAGAAATGCTTATGAACAACGCTTATTAGAAGAATCAGCCAACAAACTCAATGAAGCCCATAATTCTTTGCATAATTAA
- a CDS encoding mercuric reductase has translation MEVDTQHYDDIIIGGGKAGKTLAPALVADGRKTALVERSLNMIGGGCINIACIPTKTMVASANVANTVRNSAAYGVKTNTPTVNLAEVIQRKRSVVQGMREMNLHNLETALDSNLIIGEARFVAPKTIAVTTTEGNNRLLTAERLFINTGTRPLIPSIPGLTEVEFLTSESIMELEYLPEHLIVLGSSYIGLEFAQMFRRFGSSVTVIGQSEQILSQQDRDIAIAVQTLLEQDGVEFLLKAKVLRVDRTGNEIILQIQVGDREITLQGSHLLVAVGRAPNTDSLNLAAAGVATDTRGFIQVNDSLETNIPGIWALGDINGGLQYTHISLDDYRIIKANLIDGGNRSTRDRLVPSCLFIDPELAHVGLTETEAQQQGYTIRVAKIDASAIPRARTLGQTDGLLKAIVDTDTGRILGCSLLCHEAGEMISTVQMLMQAQMPYTVLRDGILTHPTMTEGLNILFSKL, from the coding sequence ATGGAAGTGGACACTCAACACTATGACGACATTATTATCGGCGGCGGCAAAGCGGGTAAAACACTGGCACCAGCGCTAGTTGCTGACGGACGTAAAACCGCTCTGGTTGAACGCAGTTTAAATATGATTGGTGGCGGGTGCATCAATATCGCCTGCATTCCTACTAAAACTATGGTGGCGAGTGCCAATGTCGCAAACACAGTGCGAAACAGTGCCGCTTATGGGGTTAAAACCAACACACCCACTGTTAATTTAGCAGAAGTGATCCAACGAAAACGATCGGTTGTGCAAGGGATGCGTGAAATGAACTTGCACAATTTAGAAACGGCTTTGGATAGCAACTTGATCATTGGCGAAGCAAGGTTTGTTGCCCCCAAAACGATCGCAGTAACGACGACTGAGGGGAACAATCGCTTACTTACCGCCGAACGGTTATTTATTAATACAGGCACACGACCGTTAATTCCATCTATTCCTGGACTCACAGAAGTTGAGTTTTTAACGAGTGAGTCGATTATGGAGCTAGAATATTTGCCTGAACACCTGATTGTTCTCGGTAGTAGCTATATTGGTTTGGAGTTTGCCCAGATGTTTCGGCGCTTTGGCTCTAGCGTTACTGTCATTGGGCAAAGTGAGCAAATTCTGTCACAGCAAGATCGAGATATAGCGATCGCAGTTCAAACACTGCTAGAACAAGATGGTGTTGAATTCTTATTAAAAGCGAAGGTGTTGAGGGTTGATCGCACTGGTAATGAAATCATCCTGCAAATCCAAGTTGGCGATCGTGAAATCACCCTCCAAGGGTCGCATTTGCTCGTCGCCGTTGGTCGTGCGCCCAATACCGATAGCTTAAATTTAGCTGCTGCTGGTGTGGCAACCGATACACGTGGATTTATTCAAGTCAACGATAGCCTGGAGACGAACATTCCGGGGATTTGGGCGTTAGGCGACATCAACGGCGGTCTGCAATACACTCATATATCGCTCGATGATTATCGCATTATCAAAGCTAATTTAATTGATGGGGGCAACCGGAGTACACGGGATCGATTGGTTCCATCTTGTCTGTTCATCGATCCAGAACTGGCTCATGTGGGTTTGACTGAAACTGAAGCACAGCAACAAGGATATACAATCCGCGTGGCGAAGATAGATGCGTCAGCCATTCCTAGAGCAAGAACACTCGGTCAAACCGATGGACTGCTAAAGGCGATCGTAGATACAGATACAGGTCGTATTCTAGGGTGTTCCCTGTTGTGTCATGAAGCAGGTGAAATGATTTCAACAGTGCAGATGCTGATGCAAGCTCAGATGCCCTACACTGTTCTGCGCGATGGTATTTTGACTCATCCCACGATGACGGAAGGGTTAAATATATTGTTTTCCAAGTTGTAA
- a CDS encoding cysteine hydrolase, whose translation MVFKKENGKNQQATRKTMNINKNDTAVVVIDPQNDVLSEKGVSWDLVGESVKDNNTIENIERIFKAAKQNEFEVFISPHYYYPTDHNWKFAGNLEQMMLEVKEFDRRGALSLDGFLGSGADWLDRYKPFIEDGKTIVASPHKVYGPQTNDLVLQLRKRNISKVIILGMLANLCVEAHLRELLEQGFEVLVVKDATAAPRHPQLGDGYKAALINFGYIANAVLSTDEVVAAMQ comes from the coding sequence GTGGTTTTTAAGAAAGAGAACGGTAAAAATCAACAAGCAACGAGAAAAACCATGAACATCAACAAGAATGACACCGCAGTAGTTGTCATCGATCCGCAAAACGATGTCTTGAGCGAAAAAGGGGTTTCCTGGGATTTGGTGGGTGAGAGTGTTAAGGATAACAACACCATCGAAAACATTGAGCGAATCTTCAAAGCCGCAAAGCAGAATGAATTCGAGGTTTTTATCTCCCCTCACTATTACTACCCCACCGATCATAATTGGAAATTTGCCGGCAACCTAGAGCAAATGATGCTTGAGGTTAAGGAGTTTGATCGCCGTGGTGCATTGAGCCTCGATGGATTCCTGGGATCGGGTGCTGACTGGCTCGATCGCTACAAGCCCTTCATTGAGGATGGCAAGACGATTGTGGCCAGTCCGCACAAAGTCTATGGGCCGCAAACTAACGACCTCGTTTTGCAACTGCGTAAACGCAACATCAGCAAAGTTATTATACTTGGAATGTTGGCAAATCTTTGTGTTGAAGCTCACCTACGCGAATTGCTCGAACAGGGATTTGAGGTTCTTGTTGTCAAAGATGCAACAGCTGCTCCTCGGCATCCGCAACTGGGCGATGGCTACAAGGCAGCACTGATCAACTTTGGCTATATCGCCAATGCAGTCCTTTCTACAGATGAAGTTGTAGCAGCAATGCAGTAA
- a CDS encoding DUF302 domain-containing protein → MNANNGIISQLSQYSVPVTIDRFAAILQAKGITIFARIDQQAEAEKVELSLPPTQLLLFGNPKAGTSLMVAEPTIALDLPLKVLAWEATDGKVWVSYNDPNYLKQRFSLSDELVKNIAIIAPLIYQALSSADRQ, encoded by the coding sequence ATGAATGCAAACAACGGCATCATTAGCCAGCTTAGTCAATATTCAGTGCCTGTAACCATTGATCGCTTTGCAGCCATCCTTCAAGCAAAAGGCATCACCATTTTTGCCCGCATCGATCAACAGGCTGAAGCCGAAAAAGTCGAACTTAGCCTACCTCCTACACAGTTGTTGCTGTTTGGCAACCCGAAAGCCGGAACTTCTCTCATGGTGGCAGAACCAACGATCGCCCTGGATTTACCCCTGAAAGTACTGGCATGGGAAGCGACAGACGGCAAGGTGTGGGTGAGTTACAACGATCCTAATTACTTAAAACAGCGATTTTCTCTCTCGGATGAGTTGGTGAAAAATATCGCTATCATTGCACCTTTAATCTATCAAGCACTTAGTTCCGCCGATCGCCAATAA
- a CDS encoding nuclear transport factor 2 family protein has protein sequence MTNPENPRLPLPPFNNESAIQKVRIAEDAWNTRNPELVSLAYTSDSIWRNRSEFLSGREAIAQFLTRKWLKELDYRLIKELWAFQDNRIAVRFAYEWHDDSGNWFRSYGNENWEFDEYGFMRWRIASINDLPIHQSDRKYHWILGRRPDDHPGLSDLNL, from the coding sequence ATGACCAACCCCGAAAATCCTCGACTACCCCTGCCGCCTTTCAATAATGAATCCGCCATCCAAAAAGTCAGAATCGCAGAAGATGCTTGGAACACACGTAACCCTGAACTAGTATCACTTGCTTACACGTCGGATAGCATTTGGCGCAACCGTTCAGAATTTTTATCTGGTCGTGAGGCGATCGCACAATTCTTGACACGTAAGTGGCTTAAAGAATTGGACTACCGTCTGATCAAAGAGCTTTGGGCTTTTCAAGACAACCGCATTGCTGTCCGATTTGCTTACGAATGGCATGATGATTCCGGCAACTGGTTTCGCTCTTACGGCAATGAGAATTGGGAGTTTGATGAATATGGATTCATGCGATGGCGTATTGCCAGCATCAACGACCTGCCAATTCACCAAAGCGATCGCAAATACCACTGGATACTAGGTCGTCGTCCTGACGATCACCCCGGATTGTCAGACCTCAATCTTTGA